A stretch of Arachis hypogaea cultivar Tifrunner chromosome 15, arahy.Tifrunner.gnm2.J5K5, whole genome shotgun sequence DNA encodes these proteins:
- the LOC112748874 gene encoding uncharacterized protein, giving the protein MPHRSTSQQQLNLLAPPLPLPSPPPQPHPTSHHPTPNPDLTLPYYKPSFILKHLSNIAIAHKPPSPHKHSLPPTPPPPPPPPPSPPHLKSKAMPSSSICDFSKDSIAVMRPPRNEKERNMPSKRAPSKEKLKKRQGDQERRKLDDSNGGVQFEDVKVVERHSVSLAPPPPPNNGCGGGRRRSFCGGSSKVDLGDVFAVNGVKVVSADMPPFMQIHAVDSARKAFDSMEKFTSKTLACTLKKEFDGVYGPAWHCIVGTNFGSFVTHSVGGFLYFSMDQKFYILLFKTTVQKTG; this is encoded by the exons ATGCCGCACCGCTCCACTTCCCAACAACAACTCAACTTGCTTGCACCACCACTACCACTACCATCGCCACCACCGCAACCCCATCCCACTTCTCACCACCCAACGCCGAACCCAGATCTCACTCTTCCTTATTATAAGCCTTCTTTCATTCTCAAGCACTTGTCGAACATAGCCATAGCCCACAAACCACCTTCCCCTCACAAGCACTCTCTTCCACCGACACCGCcgccgccaccgccaccgccaccatcGCCACCTCACTTGAAGTCCAAGGCCATGCCATCCTCTTCCATATGTGATTTCTCCAAGGACAGCATTGCTGTCATGAGGCCACCAAGGAATGAGAAAGAGAGGAACATGCCTTCAAAGAGAGCACCCTCCAAAGAGAAGCTCAAGAAACGCCAGGGAGATCAGGAAAGGAGGAAGCTTGATGACAGTAATGGAGGGGTTCAGTTTGAGGATGTTAAGGTAGTTGAGAGGCACTCTGTTTCACtggctcctcctcctcctcctaacaATGGTTGTGGTGGTGGGAGGAGGAGATCCTTCTGTGGTGGATCATCGAAGGTGGATTTGGGTGATGTGTTTGCAGTGAATGGGGTAAAAGTTGTTTCAGCGGATATGCCGCCTTTTATGCAGATCCATGCTGTGGATTCTGCCAGAAAAGCTTTTGATAGCATGGAAAAGTTCACATCTAAGACCCTTGCCTGCACCCTCAAGAAG GAATTTGATGGGGTTTATGGACCGGCATGGCACTGCATTGTGGGGACTAATTTTGGGTCTTTTGTGACGCATTCAGTTGGAGGATTTCTTTATTTCTCTATGGATCAGAAGTTTTACATCCTCTTGTTTAAGACTACTGTACAAAAAACTGGTTGA
- the LOC112748875 gene encoding protein FAR1-RELATED SEQUENCE 5-like, producing the protein MYVMLDREKECWVVSRLELRHSHPCSAKKAVHYHEYRELTMHAKCVITDNDEGGIKPKKTYLALANEVGGSSNLNFSENDVRNYITSNLRCSDDNVDFKRMMNYFVRMKEINPNFFYAIDVDDANKFRSALWVDARCRASYEYYGDVVSFDTTYRRNRHGPPLASFVGVNHHGKSTLLGCALLWSEEIPSFEWVFTQWVRCVETVPRGSSLTSARRWLVLLGRYGELSAMMNHIVWNSSSSESFEVYWVGFIKEFDLRHNRCALEVVIMLCISGTLMLFFFGADLYANRQKWVPIFFKSEFWAGVRSTHRSESMHAFYGGFLHCKSGLVQFVHEYDNVLRNKEQKELEDDAADSKEVIPCIGSTCIERQFQ; encoded by the exons ATGTATGTCATGCTGGACAGGGAGAAGGAATGTTGGGTTGTGTCTAGGTTAGAATTGAGGCATTCTCACCCCTGTTCGGCTAAGAAAGCTGTCCACTATCATGAGTATAGGGAGttgaccatgcatgctaagtgcgtCATCACGGATAACGACGAGGGTGGTATAAAACCCAAAAAGACGTATCTAGCACTGGCAAACGAGGTTGGTGGGTCTTCAAACCTGAATTTTTCAGAAAATGATGTCAGAAATTACATCACAAGCAATCTCCGATGCTCCGATGACAATGTAGACTTCAAGAGGATGATGAATTATTTCGTTCGAATGAAGGAGatcaatcctaatttcttttatGCCATAGATGTTGACGATGCTAATAAATTTAGGAGCGCactctgggtagatgcaaggtgcAGGGCTTCGTATGAATATTATGGAGATGTGGTGTCGTTCGACACCacttacagaagaaacag GCATGGTCCACCACTTGCATCCTTTGTCGGTGTAAACCACCATGGGAAATCTACTCTTCTTGGCTGTGCTTTACTTTGGAGTGAGGAGATCCCTAGTTTCGAGTGGGTGTTCACACAGTGGGTGAGATGCGTTGAGACTGTGCCAAGGGGATCATCACTGACCAGTGCAAGGCGATGGCTGGTGCTATTAGGAAG GTACGGAGAATTGAGTGCAATGATGAATCacattgtgtggaattcttcttcgAGTGAATCGTTTGAAGTTTATTGGGTTGGTTTCATCAAAGAATTTGACTTACGCCATAATAGATG tGCTTTGGAAGTTGTCATCATGTTGTGTATAAGCGGCActcttatgctatttttttttggGGCAGACCTTTATGCGAATCGACAGAAGTGGGTTCCAATATTCTTCAagagtgaattttgggccggCGTGAGGAGTACACATCGTAGTGAAAGTATGCACGCATTTTATGGTGGATTTCTGCATTGCAAGAGTGGGTTGGTTCAGTTCGTCCATGAATACGACAATGTGCTTAGAAACAAGGAGCAAAAGGAGCTTGAAGATGACGCTGCGGACTCGAAAGAAGTCATCCCATGTATAGGGAGCACTTGCATTGAGAGACAGTTTCAGTAG